The segment GGCGGGGTGTGGGCGGATCGGTATAACCGTAAACTCCTCATCAACATTGCCGACGGGATCATCGCGTTAAGTACCCTTGCTATGGCGTTGTTTTTTATTCTGCACGGCAAAATCGATCTTATCTGGCTTTTGTTTCTGAACCTCGGTATCCGGGCCCTGGGAACCGGTGTGCAGACACCGGCGGTAAACGCCCTCATCCCCCAGCTGGTACCGGATGAACACCTGACCCGGGTGAACGGTATCAATAGTTCCGTCAATTCCCTGTCTTCCCTGCTGGCCCCCATGCTCAGCGGGGCACTCCTCAGCTTTTCACGGATAGAGTATATCTTTTTTATTGATGTGGCCACCGCCGTCATCGGTATCAATATTGTGTTTATTTTTGTCCATATTCCCGGTGAAACACAATCGCTGTGGAAAAAAGCAGCCGGTACAAATTCCCGGTCATATTTTGAGGATCTTAAAAAAGGCTGCCGTTATATGTTGGATCATGGGTTTATCAAAAGGATGTTCATCTTTTCTGTTTTCTTTTTCCTGCTGATTACCCCGGGTGTTTTCTTAACGCCCCTTCAGATAGCCCGGAAATTCGGCGGCGAAGTATGGCGGCTTTCGGTAATGGAAATACTGTTTTCGGCGGGTATGATCCTGGGCGGCCTTTTAATTAGTGTTTGGGGCGGTTTTAAAAACCGTGTCCGGACCATGGCATTTGCCTGTTTCCTTTTTGGCTGCGGTGACATCTGTCTGGGACTCGTCCCCCATTACGGAATCTACATCATGGTGATGGCCTTCTCCGGTATGATCGTACCCTTTTTCAACACCCCCTTCACCGTTTTATTACAGGAAAAAGTGGAAAGTCAATTTATGGGCCGGGTGTTCAGTTTCCAAAATATGATTTCCAGCATCATGATGCCCCTGGGGATGATCGTCTTTGGCCCCCTGGGTGACGTGATCCCCATCAGCCGGATTCTGGTTTTCTGCGGTTCAGGAACGATTATCCTTGGCGGCTTCTTTATAGGTAATCGGGTCTTGCGGGAAGGGGGGGAGCAGTTTGAGCTGGAGCGTATTGAAAATGCGGATTGACAGTACCGTGTATTAGGGTTTAAATTGATAAAATAATAACGATATGAGCAGCCAAAAAATAGTATTCAAAATTGAAGGCGGAGCTACCGTTTCCGCCCTTGCCCCTGAGGGGGAAACCCTCCTCGAAACTGCCCGGAAAGCCGGGGTTGATATAGACGCCCCCTGTTCGGGGAACGGGACCTGCGGAAAATGCCGGGTTAAGGTGCTTGAAGGAACCGTGCTTGGGGAGGCGCCCCGGCAAATAAGCCCGGAGGACTATGCGGCTGGCTGGCGGCTGGCCTGCGGTATCAAAGCCGCGTCGAACCTTAGTGTAGAGGTTCCTCTTTCCGCCGGGGCTTTTAAAAACCGTATCAAGGTGACGACCCTCAGCGAAGGACGGGAACGGGCCGCCTTTGACGCCCTGGGCAAGGATTTGGACGAGTTGGGTTATCGTGGAGATAGCGGCTTGGAAACAACAGCCATCACCCTGACACTCCCTGCCCTGGACGACGCCATGGCTGACCGTGAACGGCTTTTGGCTAAGTACGCCGAAGAGACCGGCCGGGAAGCCGGGATCGGCATTTTTGCCCTGCGGAAGCTTCCCGGTATCCTGCGGGAATCAGATTTTTCTATTATATGTGTTGCCCGGAAAGGCCCGGATAGGGACCTGATCCTGGATATACTCCCTGCCGCGGCCGGGGCTCAGGCGGTTCTGCCGGGGCTGGCGGTAGATATCGGGACCACCACGGTGGCCATGGTGCTTACGGACCTCCGCACGGGGAAGCTCTTGGCAGGGGGGTCCGGGGGGAATGGGCAGATCCGCTTTGGGGCGGATGTGATCAGCCGGATCATCGAAAGTACCCGGCCTGGCGGTCTGGATAGACTGCGGAAGGCGGTGATTGAGGAGACCATGCTCCCCCTGATCCGCGAGATTTGTACTAAAGCGGGAATCGAGCCTGCGGGTATATACCGGGCGGCGGTGGCTGCCAATACTACCATGACCCAGCTCTTTACCGGGGTTTACGCGGACTTCCTCCGTCTGGAGCCCTATGTGCCGGCCTTCTTCCACGGCGATGGCTTCCGGAGCAGCGACCTGGGTTTGAACCTCAACCCCGATGCCGAAGTGATACTGGCCCCCAGCATAGGCAGCTATGTGGGGGGGGACATTAGCGCCGGGGTCTTTTCATCGGGAATATACAAAAAGGATAGTTTTTCTCTTTTCATAGATTTGGGAACCAACGGGGAACTGGTTTTTGGCAATTCGGAACTGCTCATGTCCTGCGCCTGTTCCGCCGGGCCTGCCTTTGAGGGCGGGGACATCAGCTGCGGTATGCGGGCCACCGACGGGGCGATAGAGGCATGCTCTATCGACGCCGAAACCATGGAGCCATCCCTTACCATTATCGGAGGGGTGGATCAGAAGGCTGCGGGGCTCTGCGGGTCCGGGCTTATCGATACCATTGGGGAGCTTTTCCGCTGCGGGATCATCAATGCCAAGGGGAAATTTATCCGGGAAGGCAAGCGGATTGGGCATGATGAGTACGGCGCGGCTAATTATATCCTGGCTTTTGCCGAAAATAGTGTTAGCGGACAGGATATTGCGTTAAACGAGACGGATATCGACAGTTTTATCCGGGCCAAGGGGGCAATTTTCTCCGCCATCAGGACCATGTTGGCGATCATGGACTTTTCCCCGGACGATATTGAGGAAGTTTATGTGGCCGGGGGTATTGGGAGCGGGATCAACGTAGAAAAAGCCATCCGTATTGGGATGTTCCCTAAAATTTCCCTGGAAAAATACCATTATATCGGTAATACCAGTCTGACCGGGGCCTACGCCATGGTTAATTCCTCCGGCGCCGCATCCAAGGTTATGGAAATCAGCGGGGGGATGACCTACCTGGAATTATCGTCCCATCCGGGGTATATG is part of the Treponema primitia ZAS-1 genome and harbors:
- the acsV gene encoding corrinoid activation/regeneration protein AcsV codes for the protein MSSQKIVFKIEGGATVSALAPEGETLLETARKAGVDIDAPCSGNGTCGKCRVKVLEGTVLGEAPRQISPEDYAAGWRLACGIKAASNLSVEVPLSAGAFKNRIKVTTLSEGRERAAFDALGKDLDELGYRGDSGLETTAITLTLPALDDAMADRERLLAKYAEETGREAGIGIFALRKLPGILRESDFSIICVARKGPDRDLILDILPAAAGAQAVLPGLAVDIGTTTVAMVLTDLRTGKLLAGGSGGNGQIRFGADVISRIIESTRPGGLDRLRKAVIEETMLPLIREICTKAGIEPAGIYRAAVAANTTMTQLFTGVYADFLRLEPYVPAFFHGDGFRSSDLGLNLNPDAEVILAPSIGSYVGGDISAGVFSSGIYKKDSFSLFIDLGTNGELVFGNSELLMSCACSAGPAFEGGDISCGMRATDGAIEACSIDAETMEPSLTIIGGVDQKAAGLCGSGLIDTIGELFRCGIINAKGKFIREGKRIGHDEYGAANYILAFAENSVSGQDIALNETDIDSFIRAKGAIFSAIRTMLAIMDFSPDDIEEVYVAGGIGSGINVEKAIRIGMFPKISLEKYHYIGNTSLTGAYAMVNSSGAASKVMEISGGMTYLELSSHPGYMDEFVAACFLPHTNGALFEDR
- a CDS encoding MFS transporter is translated as MYKNWKRNTVLFLTGQAISLFGSALVHYAIVWYITLHTRSGAMMTVAIICGSLPTFFISPFGGVWADRYNRKLLINIADGIIALSTLAMALFFILHGKIDLIWLLFLNLGIRALGTGVQTPAVNALIPQLVPDEHLTRVNGINSSVNSLSSLLAPMLSGALLSFSRIEYIFFIDVATAVIGINIVFIFVHIPGETQSLWKKAAGTNSRSYFEDLKKGCRYMLDHGFIKRMFIFSVFFFLLITPGVFLTPLQIARKFGGEVWRLSVMEILFSAGMILGGLLISVWGGFKNRVRTMAFACFLFGCGDICLGLVPHYGIYIMVMAFSGMIVPFFNTPFTVLLQEKVESQFMGRVFSFQNMISSIMMPLGMIVFGPLGDVIPISRILVFCGSGTIILGGFFIGNRVLREGGEQFELERIENAD